The DNA sequence TGGTGATATTACTTATCATGGACCAGGGCAAATAGTAGGTTATCCCATTTTGGACTTAGATAATTTTTTTACTGATATCCATAAGTACCTTCGTTTTTTAGAAGAAATGATTATCCTAACATTAGCAGAGTATGGATTAAAGGCAGAACGTAGTCCTGGTGAAACAGGAGTATGGTTAGATGTTGGTACGCCCTTTGCACGTAAAATTTGTGCTATGGGAGTTCGAGCTAGCCGGTGGGTAACCATGCATGGCTTTGCGTTAAATGTAAATGCTAATTTGGGATATTTTGATTTAATGATTCCATGTGGCATTCGTGGAAAAGCAGTAACTTCTTTAAATATAGAATTAGCACAAAAAACGGTAGATGAAAATGATGTTAAAGAGAAATTGTTAAAGCATTTTTCTATACTTTTTGAAGCAGAATTTTTTTAGGTGTGTTTAGCTTAAGTTAGTTTTATTAATTATAATTTAAGTAATTAAACAGAAAGCTTAAATAACGAGGATTCATTCCTACAGGTCTTTATTGAACTACTTACTACAAAAACATGTAAATTTACTTGTTTTTTACAGTTGTACCTTGTTTTGTTATTTCTTATCAATTTCTTTTTCAATTAATTGAATCAATTCAAGTTGCAGTTGTTGTAAATATTTATATAAACTAATAAAACCTTTCTGAGTATTTATATATATAATAATTGTTTCTCTAAATGTATTGTCGTCCATAAGAGTATTCAAATCCAGCGGTTTTGATTCTCTATATCCTATATTTTTAACTTTAGATATCAATTGAGGTAATAATAAAGAATATTTCATCGCTTCTATATGTTCCGATTCCATTCTTTGTACGAATGGATATTGTTGTGCATATTACTCTTGAATTTTACCACGTAGACTATCATTTTTGATAAGATCAAAACCTATTGATTTTAAGTTTTCATAACTTGAACGTACAACAGCAATTTTACTCATGTAATTTTTTAAATTATTATAGTGAGTAGCCATTGAATCATCCCAAATTGTTCTATTATCAAGTTGATTTAGAATAGCTTCTGATGACTTTAGTGCTTTTGTGTTACGTGCTATATTACCGGCCATTCAATTGAATCAGTTTTAAGATTTTTATGCATTTCAATTAATATTTTATATTCTTGAGTATCTCTTTTATACTCGATATTCCAAGTGCTTATTTGGAGTGCAATTAATATTCCAATGACCACAAGTACAATTTCTCCAATTGCGTAAATCAGATACTTACTGATCTTATTTTTAGTAAGTGATTTTTTACGAATGTTTCTGAAGAATTTAATCATTGAGTATTATAATTTTTTAATGAAATACAACTTTAATGGTATAATCTTATTCACTTGCCAAAATTTTAGAACTTTTAAGAAAATAATTGGTTTAATACTTCTCAGGTACAAAAGTTTGATAATCCATTGGAGGTCGCACATAAGCTTTGTAGTCGGGTAATTCTGGTAATTCTACAGGTTTTATATCCATGCTTTTATAAGGAATTTGACTTAAAACATGACTAATGCAATTTAAACGTGCTTTTTTTTTGTTATCTGAATTTACTACGTACCATGGTACTTGCTTAGTGTCTGTATGTGCAAACATATTATCTTTAGCTTTAGAGTATTCTAGCCAACGGGAACGTGATTCTAAATCCATAGGACTAAATTTCCAACGTTTTAAAGGGTTGTTAATACGGTTTTTAAAACGCCGTTCTTGTTCTTCATCACTTACAGAAAACCAGTATTTTAAAACAGTAATTCCAGACCTTACCAACATACGTTCAAATTCTGGGCACGATCTTAAAAACTCATCATATTCTTCACTACTGCAAAAACCCATTACTTTTTCTACACCTGCGCGGTTGTACCAACTTCTGTCAAAAAGTACAATTTCACCAGCAGCGGGTAAATATTGGAC is a window from the Pseudalgibacter alginicilyticus genome containing:
- the lipB gene encoding lipoyl(octanoyl) transferase LipB, translated to MNKTIQLQDLGLKDYKETWDYQEELFRDIVDSKIKNRKENISLPTKNHFLFVEHPHVYTLGKSGDISNLLVDEAQLKAKNAVFYKVNRGGDITYHGPGQIVGYPILDLDNFFTDIHKYLRFLEEMIILTLAEYGLKAERSPGETGVWLDVGTPFARKICAMGVRASRWVTMHGFALNVNANLGYFDLMIPCGIRGKAVTSLNIELAQKTVDENDVKEKLLKHFSILFEAEFF
- a CDS encoding DUF6090 family protein — encoded protein: MIKFFRNIRKKSLTKNKISKYLIYAIGEIVLVVIGILIALQISTWNIEYKRDTQEYKILIEMHKNLKTDSIEWPVI
- the ppk2 gene encoding polyphosphate kinase 2, whose protein sequence is MANKKFNYDLELAKLHTELVHLQEWVKKQGLKVVIVFEGRDASGKGGTIKRFTEPLNPRVCKVVALGVPTEKEKTQWYFQRYVQYLPAAGEIVLFDRSWYNRAGVEKVMGFCSSEEYDEFLRSCPEFERMLVRSGITVLKYWFSVSDEEQERRFKNRINNPLKRWKFSPMDLESRSRWLEYSKAKDNMFAHTDTKQVPWYVVNSDNKKKARLNCISHVLSQIPYKSMDIKPVELPELPDYKAYVRPPMDYQTFVPEKY